The following are encoded together in the Pseudoalteromonas ruthenica genome:
- the rpmA gene encoding 50S ribosomal protein L27, with protein sequence MAHKKAAGSTRNGRDSESKRLGVKRFGGESVLAGNIIVRQRGTRFHAGSNVGMGKDHTLFATSNGKVQFEQKGPLGRKYVSIVAE encoded by the coding sequence ATGGCACACAAGAAGGCAGCTGGTAGTACTCGTAACGGTCGTGATTCAGAAAGTAAACGTCTAGGTGTTAAGCGCTTTGGCGGTGAATCAGTTCTTGCGGGTAACATCATCGTACGTCAACGTGGTACTCGTTTCCACGCGGGTTCAAACGTAGGCATGGGTAAAGACCACACACTATTTGCAACATCAAATGGTAAAGTTCAATTCGAACAAAAAGGTCCCCTAGGTCGCAAATACGTAAGCATCGTTGCTGAATAA
- the ftsX gene encoding permease-like cell division protein FtsX, which yields MSLLFKGRETDYQRKGHSPVARMYFGIINTIRQGVQSLGEMWRTPTASMMTILVLGLSLTLPSTLYLVVKNVQKVSSGFDNAAEISLFVKEQMSEQQTQSLVKRLALYKEVEEVRFISKRQALEEFKQVSGFANALDYLDDNPLPDVVLVTPGERYRNADAANALLDKLQQEREVDFGKLDIEWLERLNAILNLLKESVITIALLLLTSVILIIGNTIRLSIIDKRSEIQVMKLVGATNGFIQAPFLWTGIWYGIIGGFVALICNLLMMWWLESAVVQVTGIYQSNFILEGLDANEFLILIGLAVILGFSGSYSSVRRYIKEIEPDKV from the coding sequence ATGAGTCTATTATTTAAAGGTCGGGAAACTGATTATCAGCGCAAAGGCCATTCGCCCGTTGCACGCATGTACTTCGGTATTATTAATACGATTCGTCAAGGGGTGCAGAGCTTAGGAGAGATGTGGCGTACACCAACCGCATCAATGATGACAATCCTTGTACTGGGACTAAGCTTAACCTTACCTTCTACTTTGTACTTGGTCGTTAAAAATGTACAGAAAGTCAGTAGTGGCTTTGATAATGCAGCGGAGATTTCCTTATTTGTTAAAGAACAAATGTCGGAGCAACAAACACAAAGTTTGGTAAAGCGTTTGGCGCTCTATAAAGAAGTTGAAGAAGTGCGCTTTATTAGCAAGCGCCAAGCGCTAGAAGAGTTTAAACAGGTGTCTGGCTTTGCTAATGCGTTAGATTATTTGGATGACAACCCTTTGCCTGATGTGGTGCTGGTCACTCCGGGTGAACGCTACCGTAATGCAGATGCTGCTAATGCGCTACTAGATAAATTACAACAAGAGCGAGAGGTCGACTTTGGCAAGTTGGATATCGAGTGGCTGGAGCGTCTAAATGCAATTTTGAATCTTCTTAAGGAAAGCGTGATCACTATTGCCCTATTATTGCTCACTTCTGTCATTCTTATTATTGGCAATACCATTCGCTTGTCGATTATTGATAAGCGCAGTGAAATTCAAGTAATGAAGTTAGTTGGTGCTACCAACGGCTTTATTCAAGCTCCATTCTTATGGACAGGCATCTGGTATGGCATTATTGGCGGCTTTGTGGCGCTAATTTGCAACCTGCTGATGATGTGGTGGTTAGAGTCGGCCGTTGTGCAAGTGACCGGAATATACCAGTCGAACTTCATTTTAGAAGGGCTCGATGCTAACGAATTCCTCATTCTTATTGGCTTAGCGGTGATCTTGGGCTTTAGTGGTTCGTACTCATCTGTGCGTCGATATATCAAGGAAATTGAACCGGATAAAGTTTAA
- the ftsE gene encoding cell division ATP-binding protein FtsE — MIKFQEVSKTYPGGHRALEKISFHIEKGELAFLTGHSGAGKSTLLKLISLMERPSAGKVAINGVDLAAIKAKQIPFVRRDIGIIFQNHRLLERYSVFDNVALPLIIEGAHRKQLEKRVYAALDKVGLSDKARCNPTTLSGGEQQRVGIARAIVNSPPLLLADEPTGNLDPELSMEILQLFEDFNRHGTSVLIATHDLGLIARMKYRSLTLKEGRLLSDPLAQEALS; from the coding sequence ATGATAAAGTTCCAAGAGGTCAGTAAAACCTACCCGGGGGGGCATCGAGCCTTAGAGAAAATCAGCTTTCATATCGAAAAAGGAGAGTTGGCTTTTCTCACCGGGCACAGTGGCGCTGGTAAGAGTACGCTGCTTAAGCTTATTAGCTTAATGGAGCGCCCTTCAGCTGGTAAAGTCGCCATTAATGGCGTAGACCTCGCTGCTATCAAAGCAAAGCAAATTCCATTTGTGCGCCGCGATATAGGTATTATTTTTCAAAATCATCGACTTCTTGAACGTTACTCCGTGTTTGATAATGTCGCGTTACCGCTGATTATTGAAGGGGCACATCGCAAACAATTAGAAAAGCGTGTCTATGCTGCGCTGGATAAAGTGGGGCTCAGTGATAAAGCCCGCTGTAACCCAACAACTCTCTCTGGGGGTGAACAACAACGGGTGGGCATAGCCCGCGCAATCGTTAACTCCCCACCTTTGCTGCTCGCGGATGAGCCCACGGGTAACCTAGACCCAGAGTTATCGATGGAAATTCTGCAATTATTTGAAGACTTCAACCGCCATGGTACTTCTGTGCTTATCGCCACTCACGATCTTGGTTTAATAGCGCGGATGAAATATCGTAGCCTGACGCTTAAAGAAGGCCGTCTGCTCAGTGATCCACTGGCTCAGGAGGCGCTCTCATGA
- a CDS encoding putative signal transducing protein, whose amino-acid sequence MDFKWVKVFDAEHGVEANIIKGRLQHAGIESRLTGEALQGALGEIPFIEAGVGVWVYDIKLSAAQQILLEYRQSKTSAQKWQCHHCQQWNPASFDLCWSCMKEKHEQAQ is encoded by the coding sequence GTGGATTTCAAGTGGGTTAAGGTCTTCGACGCTGAGCACGGCGTCGAGGCCAATATCATTAAAGGTCGCCTACAACATGCTGGTATAGAAAGTCGTTTGACCGGCGAGGCTCTGCAAGGGGCCTTGGGAGAGATCCCTTTCATTGAGGCTGGCGTTGGTGTGTGGGTGTACGATATAAAACTGTCCGCCGCCCAACAAATCTTGTTAGAATATCGACAATCGAAAACATCCGCGCAGAAGTGGCAATGCCACCATTGTCAGCAGTGGAACCCTGCAAGCTTTGATCTGTGTTGGTCCTGCATGAAAGAAAAACATGAACAAGCCCAATAA
- a CDS encoding DUF3718 domain-containing protein gives MKLMSTLIATAVLAGSALYTTPASANDRLAISICEYIAADDKNRLRKTLRSARLKIRDISDAVKCNGNNLVRHAVASNAVDTGEYIIKSLPKSSLEDGADLNWATSNHAGSPLIAAIKDRAGL, from the coding sequence ATGAAATTAATGTCAACGCTTATCGCTACTGCCGTATTAGCTGGAAGTGCGCTGTATACCACTCCTGCAAGTGCGAATGATCGCCTAGCTATTAGTATCTGTGAGTATATTGCTGCAGATGATAAAAACCGTTTACGTAAGACGCTGCGCTCAGCACGCCTTAAGATTCGTGATATCAGCGATGCTGTAAAGTGTAATGGCAACAACCTAGTCCGTCACGCAGTTGCGAGCAACGCAGTTGACACCGGCGAGTACATCATTAAAAGCTTACCGAAAAGTTCACTAGAAGATGGCGCCGATTTAAATTGGGCAACAAGCAATCACGCAGGCTCACCGCTGATCGCAGCCATTAAGGACCGTGCCGGTCTTTAA
- the rpoH gene encoding RNA polymerase sigma factor RpoH codes for MSTNLNAMALTVGQQSASIEGYLQAVSTIPMLEAEEERRLATRLQQEGDLEAAKQLIMSHLRFVAHIAKSYSGYGLPQSDLIQEGNIGLMKAVKRFDPSVGVRLVSFAVHWIKAEIHEYVLKNWRIVKVATTKAQRKLFFNLRKNKKRLGWFNQEEVATVASELGVSEKEVREMESRMSGQDMGFDLSADEDDSSVGQSYSPVQYLTDNASDLAESVEQEQWQEQSHARLFSALKTLDDRSQDIVTSRWLADEKATLQELAQKYEVSAERVRQLEKTAMKKLQNAMA; via the coding sequence ATGAGCACGAATTTAAATGCAATGGCATTAACGGTTGGCCAACAAAGCGCGAGCATCGAAGGATATTTGCAGGCTGTTAGCACCATCCCAATGCTCGAGGCCGAGGAAGAACGTCGGTTAGCGACTCGATTACAGCAAGAAGGCGATCTAGAGGCTGCAAAACAGTTGATCATGTCGCATCTGCGTTTTGTCGCCCATATTGCCAAAAGTTACAGCGGTTATGGTTTGCCACAATCAGACCTAATCCAAGAGGGTAACATTGGCCTTATGAAAGCAGTTAAACGTTTCGATCCCAGTGTGGGAGTGCGTTTGGTGTCTTTTGCCGTACACTGGATCAAAGCTGAAATCCATGAATATGTGTTAAAGAACTGGCGTATCGTAAAAGTTGCGACCACTAAAGCGCAGCGTAAACTGTTCTTTAATCTACGCAAAAATAAAAAGCGCCTAGGTTGGTTCAACCAAGAAGAGGTGGCCACAGTGGCCAGCGAGCTAGGCGTTAGTGAAAAAGAAGTACGTGAGATGGAATCACGTATGAGCGGCCAAGATATGGGCTTCGATTTAAGTGCTGACGAAGATGATAGCAGTGTTGGGCAAAGCTATTCGCCAGTGCAATACTTAACTGACAACGCTTCGGATTTAGCCGAAAGTGTAGAGCAGGAGCAATGGCAAGAGCAATCTCATGCACGCTTATTCTCAGCACTGAAAACGCTGGACGATCGTTCGCAGGATATCGTTACATCGCGTTGGCTTGCAGATGAGAAAGCGACATTACAAGAGTTGGCACAAAAATATGAAGTGTCAGCAGAGCGTGTACGCCAGCTAGAAAAAACGGCGATGAAAAAGCTGCAAAATGCGATGGCATAA
- the ispB gene encoding octaprenyl diphosphate synthase, producing MDIKAIQTLIADDMNSVNQLIHAQMQSDVALVNQLGLYIVNSGGKRVRPMLALLAARALGYQGDKHVTLATIVEFIHTATLLHDDVVDESDLRRGEPTANAEFGNAASVLVGDFIYTRSFQLMVGLGQMRIMDILADATNVIAEGEVLQLMNCNDPDTTEQSYMQVIYSKTAKLFEAATQLAAVITEQDANVEEAMRLYGMHLGTAFQLVDDVLDYSADAHTMGKNIGDDLAEGKPTLPLIYAMQHGEAAQKRQIREAIEQGNGLDYLGDILTTLTQTKALDFTMQRAQQEADKAISALDFLPESAEKEALVALANIAVKRDH from the coding sequence ATGGATATAAAAGCTATCCAGACGCTTATCGCTGACGATATGAACAGCGTCAATCAGTTAATACATGCGCAGATGCAATCTGACGTCGCACTGGTTAACCAGCTTGGTTTATACATAGTAAATAGTGGCGGCAAACGCGTACGCCCCATGTTAGCGCTGCTCGCAGCCCGGGCCTTAGGTTACCAAGGCGATAAACATGTCACCCTAGCGACTATCGTTGAGTTTATCCATACGGCGACCTTATTACATGATGACGTGGTAGATGAATCTGACTTACGTCGCGGCGAGCCTACCGCTAATGCCGAATTTGGTAACGCAGCCAGCGTGCTTGTGGGGGATTTTATCTATACCCGCTCTTTTCAGCTCATGGTCGGGTTAGGGCAAATGCGGATCATGGATATCTTGGCCGATGCCACCAATGTTATCGCCGAGGGCGAGGTTTTACAGCTAATGAACTGTAACGACCCAGATACCACCGAACAAAGCTATATGCAGGTCATCTATTCGAAGACCGCTAAACTGTTCGAAGCAGCCACTCAATTAGCAGCAGTGATCACCGAGCAAGACGCAAACGTTGAAGAGGCAATGCGCTTGTACGGTATGCACCTCGGTACGGCTTTCCAGCTCGTTGATGATGTGTTGGATTACAGCGCCGACGCCCACACGATGGGCAAAAACATTGGTGATGACTTAGCTGAGGGTAAGCCGACGTTACCATTAATTTATGCTATGCAGCATGGCGAAGCGGCGCAGAAACGACAAATACGCGAAGCAATAGAGCAAGGAAATGGCTTAGATTACCTCGGTGATATCTTGACGACATTAACACAAACAAAAGCGCTTGATTTCACTATGCAGCGCGCTCAACAAGAAGCTGACAAAGCCATTTCGGCATTGGATTTTTTGCCTGAAAGCGCAGAGAAAGAGGCGCTTGTTGCCTTAGCGAATATCGCAGTCAAACGCGACCATTAA
- the ftsY gene encoding signal recognition particle-docking protein FtsY translates to MAKKSKFLSWFGLGKKEEQAKQEEQERLAKEQAEREEQERLAKEQAEREQQERLAKEQAEREEQERLAKEQAEREQQERLAKEQAEREEQERLAKEQAERKEQERLAKEQAKREEQERLAKEQAEREEQERLAKEQAEREQQERLAKEQAVREQQERLAKEQAEREQQERLAKEQAEREQQERLAKEQAEREQQERLAKEQAEREQQERLAKEQAEREQQERLAKEQAEREEQERLAKEQAEREQQERLAKEQAEREEQERLAKEQAEREEQERLAKEQAEREEQERLAKEQAEREQQERLAQEQAEKAAVAEKKPGFFSRLKKGLLKTKSNIGSGFASIFSGKKIDDELFEELETQLLTADVGVDTTVKLIDSLTDAADRKQLKDGEALYELLKQEMATMLASAEQPLNLEGKDGPFVILMVGVNGVGKTTTIGKLAKQYQQQGRSVMLAAGDTFRAAAVEQLQVWGERNDIPVIAQHTGADSASVVFDAFQAAKARNVDVLIADTAGRLQNKDNLMQELEKIARVMKKIDPEAPHEVMLTIDAGTGQNAISQVKLFDQAVGLTGITLTKLDGTAKGGVIFAIADQFKTPIRYIGVGESIDDLRTFKSDDFIEALFSNEQ, encoded by the coding sequence ATGGCTAAAAAAAGTAAGTTTCTGTCCTGGTTTGGATTAGGTAAAAAAGAAGAGCAAGCAAAACAAGAAGAACAGGAACGTCTTGCAAAAGAGCAGGCTGAGCGTGAAGAGCAGGAGCGCTTAGCGAAAGAACAAGCAGAACGTGAACAGCAGGAACGTTTAGCGAAAGAACAGGCAGAGCGTGAAGAGCAGGAGCGCTTAGCTAAAGAGCAGGCTGAACGTGAACAGCAAGAGCGCCTAGCTAAAGAACAAGCTGAACGTGAAGAGCAAGAGCGCTTAGCGAAAGAACAGGCAGAACGAAAAGAGCAGGAGCGCTTAGCTAAAGAACAAGCCAAGCGTGAAGAGCAGGAGCGCTTAGCTAAAGAACAAGCCGAGCGTGAAGAGCAGGAGCGCCTTGCAAAAGAGCAGGCAGAACGTGAACAGCAGGAGCGCTTAGCGAAAGAACAAGCAGTGCGTGAACAGCAGGAGCGCTTAGCTAAAGAACAAGCAGAACGTGAACAGCAGGAGCGCCTTGCAAAAGAGCAGGCAGAACGTGAACAGCAGGAGCGTTTAGCGAAAGAACAAGCCGAGCGTGAACAGCAGGAGCGCCTAGCTAAAGAGCAGGCAGAACGTGAACAGCAAGAGCGCTTAGCGAAAGAACAGGCAGAACGTGAACAGCAGGAGCGCCTAGCTAAAGAACAAGCAGAACGTGAAGAGCAAGAACGTTTAGCGAAAGAACAGGCAGAACGCGAACAGCAAGAACGTTTAGCGAAAGAGCAAGCAGAACGTGAAGAGCAGGAGCGCCTAGCTAAAGAACAAGCCGAGCGTGAAGAGCAGGAGCGTTTAGCGAAAGAACAAGCAGAACGCGAAGAGCAGGAACGCTTAGCTAAAGAACAAGCAGAACGTGAACAGCAAGAACGCCTCGCCCAAGAGCAGGCAGAAAAAGCGGCCGTAGCTGAGAAAAAGCCAGGATTCTTCTCACGACTCAAAAAAGGGCTATTAAAAACCAAGTCAAACATCGGCTCCGGCTTTGCGTCTATATTTAGCGGCAAAAAAATTGACGATGAATTATTCGAAGAGTTAGAAACACAACTACTAACAGCCGATGTCGGTGTTGATACCACCGTGAAGTTGATTGATAGCCTTACCGATGCAGCAGATCGCAAGCAGCTCAAAGATGGCGAGGCTTTATATGAGCTACTGAAGCAAGAGATGGCAACAATGTTGGCAAGTGCTGAGCAGCCATTAAACCTTGAGGGCAAAGATGGACCGTTTGTCATACTTATGGTCGGTGTTAATGGTGTCGGTAAAACCACCACCATAGGTAAGCTTGCTAAACAGTATCAACAACAAGGGAGGTCGGTAATGCTTGCTGCAGGCGATACCTTCCGTGCAGCAGCGGTAGAACAATTGCAGGTGTGGGGAGAGCGTAATGATATTCCCGTTATCGCGCAGCATACCGGAGCTGATAGCGCTTCTGTGGTCTTTGATGCTTTCCAAGCTGCAAAAGCGCGCAACGTTGATGTGCTAATTGCTGACACCGCCGGGCGCTTGCAAAATAAAGACAATCTAATGCAAGAGCTTGAAAAAATAGCGCGAGTGATGAAAAAAATAGACCCTGAAGCACCCCATGAAGTGATGTTGACCATTGATGCGGGAACAGGTCAAAATGCGATAAGCCAAGTAAAACTATTTGATCAGGCCGTTGGTTTGACCGGTATCACTTTGACTAAACTAGATGGCACGGCGAAAGGGGGAGTCATATTCGCCATAGCCGATCAGTTTAAAACACCTATTCGCTATATTGGTGTGGGTGAAAGCATCGATGACTTGCGCACTTTCAAAAGTGATGACTTTATAGAGGCGCTGTTTAGCAACGAACAATAA
- a CDS encoding YjaG family protein, which translates to MNKPNNFQRIRELNTVQKAALAAALMERMLPNYSLFSDALEFGDPAVLKNALALCWEKILLPKSKISIEKLVEKVEPNVPEVSDFDVFGVYPAIDAATALLTLLHGIQSKDEQEYVNVCKIAQGTVARLIEYQFELDEQPYQAKDVNQHPLMEYEVGVLSELIDFVSALNRIDKDNVKALRHLAVEDGHTNIGVEI; encoded by the coding sequence ATGAACAAGCCCAATAACTTTCAGCGTATTCGTGAGTTGAATACGGTGCAAAAGGCTGCGTTAGCGGCAGCCTTAATGGAACGTATGCTTCCTAACTACTCGCTATTCAGTGATGCACTTGAATTTGGAGATCCCGCAGTACTCAAAAATGCACTCGCTTTATGTTGGGAAAAAATTCTTTTACCAAAAAGTAAGATTAGTATCGAGAAGTTAGTCGAGAAAGTTGAGCCAAATGTGCCAGAAGTGTCTGATTTTGATGTCTTTGGTGTATATCCAGCTATCGATGCGGCAACCGCGCTGCTAACGCTTTTGCATGGGATTCAAAGCAAGGATGAGCAAGAGTACGTCAACGTATGCAAGATTGCTCAAGGTACAGTAGCACGATTGATTGAGTATCAGTTTGAGCTGGACGAGCAACCTTATCAAGCCAAAGATGTAAACCAACACCCATTAATGGAATACGAGGTTGGGGTGCTAAGTGAGTTAATTGACTTTGTCTCGGCCTTGAATCGCATCGATAAAGACAATGTTAAAGCCTTGCGCCATCTTGCTGTAGAGGATGGGCACACTAACATTGGTGTAGAAATTTAG
- the upp gene encoding uracil phosphoribosyltransferase encodes MAVHVINHPLVQHKLGLMREHGISTKSFRELASEVGTLLTYEATQNLELEDKTIDGWQGSELSVQSIKGKKITVVPILRAGLGMLEGVMHLIPAAKVSVVGLERNEETLEPVPYFEKLVGNIDERLSLVIDPMLATGGSMIATLDMLKKAGCTQIKVIVLVAAPEGIEKTLAAHPDIDIYTASVDNHLNEKGYIVPGLGDAGDKIFGTV; translated from the coding sequence ATGGCAGTTCATGTAATCAATCATCCTCTTGTTCAACATAAACTAGGTTTAATGCGCGAACACGGCATTAGTACCAAAAGTTTTCGTGAGTTAGCATCGGAAGTGGGTACTTTACTCACGTATGAGGCCACTCAAAACTTAGAGTTAGAAGATAAAACCATTGATGGATGGCAAGGGAGTGAATTGTCAGTGCAAAGCATCAAAGGTAAAAAGATTACCGTAGTGCCTATTTTACGCGCTGGTTTGGGGATGCTAGAGGGGGTGATGCACCTGATCCCTGCAGCGAAAGTAAGTGTTGTTGGCCTTGAGCGCAATGAAGAAACTTTAGAGCCGGTGCCTTACTTTGAAAAGCTGGTCGGCAATATTGATGAGCGCCTGAGCCTAGTTATCGATCCAATGTTGGCCACCGGTGGTTCAATGATTGCGACCTTAGATATGTTGAAAAAAGCAGGGTGCACACAAATTAAAGTGATCGTGCTAGTCGCTGCCCCAGAGGGGATAGAAAAGACACTGGCGGCACACCCAGATATTGATATTTATACTGCATCAGTTGATAACCACCTCAATGAAAAAGGATACATTGTGCCAGGGCTTGGAGACGCCGGAGACAAGATTTTTGGTACCGTTTAA
- the folA gene encoding type 3 dihydrofolate reductase, producing MIAAMAKDRIIGKDNDMPWHLPADLKHFKQVTLGKPVIMGRKTLESIGRALPGRRNIVITRNSDYAFEGAEVVTSVQQALAQVEDVEEVMVIGGGHIYEQFLPLASSLYLTFIDLQVEGDTRFPDYEQVGRWRCVERVSHSKDATNPHNYEFVTLNKEV from the coding sequence ATGATTGCGGCCATGGCCAAAGACCGCATAATTGGCAAAGACAACGATATGCCATGGCATCTTCCAGCCGATTTAAAGCATTTTAAGCAAGTGACCTTAGGTAAGCCCGTTATTATGGGTCGTAAGACGCTAGAGTCTATTGGGCGAGCGCTTCCAGGACGACGCAATATTGTCATCACCCGCAACTCAGACTATGCTTTTGAAGGAGCCGAAGTGGTTACGTCGGTGCAACAAGCGCTAGCGCAAGTTGAGGATGTTGAAGAGGTAATGGTCATCGGTGGCGGGCATATCTATGAGCAGTTTTTACCCTTAGCCTCATCCTTATATCTGACCTTTATCGATTTGCAAGTAGAAGGCGACACTCGTTTCCCTGATTATGAGCAAGTTGGCCGGTGGCGCTGTGTAGAGCGGGTTAGCCATAGTAAAGATGCGACGAATCCACATAACTACGAGTTTGTTACACTTAATAAAGAAGTGTGA
- the cgtA gene encoding Obg family GTPase CgtA, whose product MKFVDEVEIRAEAGDGGSGVVSFRREKYVPDGGPDGGDGGDGGSVYLEADENLNTLIDYQFERFHRAQRGTNGQSRNCTGKKGEDLTLKVPVGTRVTDVDTQEGLGDLTKHGQKLLVAKGGFHGLGNTRFKSSTNRAPRQKTLGTPGEVRNLKLELMLLADVGLLGLPNAGKSTFIRSVSAAKPKVADYPFTTLIPNLGVVRPASGQSFVIADIPGLIEGASDGAGLGIRFLKHLERCRVLLHIIDVLPVDGSDPLDNAFAIINELHQYSPKLADKPRWLVFNKIDLLDESEVDEVCNRIANELGVEHDIYKISAASGLNTQALCQDIMQLLESMPKEKFAQEQEQEEVEFKWDTYHRHATKDSDDDDWDDWDDDDYDVEIIYER is encoded by the coding sequence ATGAAATTTGTTGATGAAGTCGAAATCCGTGCAGAAGCTGGCGACGGCGGCAGCGGCGTGGTGTCATTCCGACGCGAAAAATATGTCCCAGACGGCGGCCCTGATGGTGGCGACGGCGGTGATGGTGGCAGCGTCTACTTAGAAGCAGACGAAAACCTTAACACCTTAATTGATTACCAATTCGAGCGTTTTCATCGGGCCCAACGTGGTACCAATGGCCAAAGCCGAAATTGTACAGGTAAAAAAGGTGAAGACCTTACCTTGAAAGTGCCCGTCGGCACGCGAGTCACCGATGTTGATACGCAAGAGGGGTTAGGGGATTTAACCAAGCATGGACAGAAACTACTGGTAGCAAAAGGTGGATTTCATGGCCTTGGTAACACGCGCTTTAAATCAAGCACCAACCGTGCACCACGTCAAAAGACCCTGGGAACACCTGGCGAAGTACGTAATCTTAAACTTGAATTGATGTTGCTTGCTGATGTGGGATTGTTAGGTTTACCTAATGCCGGTAAGTCGACCTTTATTCGCAGCGTTTCTGCAGCCAAGCCGAAAGTGGCTGATTATCCATTTACGACCTTGATACCCAACCTAGGTGTAGTTCGCCCGGCCTCTGGGCAGTCATTTGTTATTGCTGATATTCCAGGGCTTATCGAAGGGGCGTCTGATGGTGCCGGTTTAGGGATACGCTTTTTGAAACACTTAGAGCGTTGCCGAGTGTTATTACACATCATTGATGTGTTGCCTGTTGACGGCTCAGACCCTTTGGATAATGCGTTTGCCATTATTAATGAGCTACACCAATACAGCCCTAAGTTGGCTGACAAGCCGCGCTGGTTAGTCTTTAATAAGATTGATTTACTCGATGAAAGCGAAGTAGATGAGGTATGTAACCGCATCGCTAATGAGCTGGGTGTCGAGCATGATATTTATAAAATCTCAGCGGCGAGCGGCTTGAACACCCAAGCGTTATGCCAGGATATTATGCAACTTCTTGAGTCCATGCCGAAAGAAAAATTCGCGCAAGAGCAGGAACAAGAAGAAGTTGAGTTTAAGTGGGACACCTACCACCGTCATGCCACTAAAGACAGTGATGACGATGATTGGGACGATTGGGATGATGACGACTACGATGTTGAGATCATTTACGAACGTTAA
- the rsmD gene encoding 16S rRNA (guanine(966)-N(2))-methyltransferase RsmD, which produces MSINRKAAKPAHKRTTKTGQIRIIGGQHRGRKLPVHDIEGLRPTTDRVKETVFNWLMMDIRDAQVLDCFAGAGSLGFEAQSRFAKQVTLFELEPKAAQQLRDNAALLNMLNVSVQRGDALSLLAQPSSAAYDIAFIDPPFNKGLANKCAQALEENGWLADDALVYVEVEANNADFTAPNNWQLRKEKRAGQAWGRLYQRM; this is translated from the coding sequence ATGTCCATCAATAGAAAAGCCGCAAAACCCGCGCATAAACGCACAACAAAAACAGGGCAAATACGCATTATTGGTGGTCAACATAGAGGCAGAAAGTTACCAGTACATGATATTGAAGGCCTAAGACCAACCACAGATCGCGTAAAAGAAACCGTTTTTAATTGGCTCATGATGGATATTCGTGATGCCCAGGTATTAGACTGCTTTGCAGGTGCCGGCAGTCTAGGGTTTGAAGCCCAATCACGATTTGCCAAACAAGTGACTCTGTTTGAATTGGAGCCCAAAGCAGCACAGCAACTACGCGATAACGCAGCACTCCTTAACATGCTAAACGTGAGTGTACAACGAGGGGATGCGTTATCTCTGTTAGCTCAACCAAGCAGTGCGGCTTATGATATTGCTTTTATTGATCCACCTTTTAATAAGGGACTCGCGAATAAATGTGCCCAAGCCTTGGAAGAAAATGGTTGGCTAGCTGACGATGCTTTAGTGTATGTGGAAGTGGAGGCGAATAACGCCGACTTCACTGCCCCTAATAACTGGCAGTTGCGAAAGGAAAAACGCGCTGGGCAAGCTTGGGGACGCTTATACCAGCGCATGTGA
- the rplU gene encoding 50S ribosomal protein L21, giving the protein MYAVFQSGGKQHRVTEGQTIRLEKLDVETGAAVEFDTVLLVADGEKIEIGTPFVNGGKVTAEVVSHGRGEKVKIVKFRRRKHSRKQMGHRQWFTEVKITGISA; this is encoded by the coding sequence ATGTACGCGGTTTTCCAAAGTGGTGGTAAACAGCACCGTGTGACTGAAGGTCAAACAATTCGTCTAGAGAAACTAGACGTAGAAACTGGTGCAGCGGTTGAATTTGACACAGTACTTTTAGTTGCTGATGGTGAGAAAATCGAGATCGGTACCCCGTTCGTAAACGGTGGTAAAGTAACAGCTGAGGTTGTTTCTCACGGTCGTGGCGAGAAAGTGAAGATTGTTAAGTTTAGACGTCGTAAGCACTCTCGCAAGCAGATGGGCCATCGTCAATGGTTCACTGAAGTTAAAATCACTGGCATTAGCGCTTAA